In Micromonospora sp. WMMD980, the following are encoded in one genomic region:
- a CDS encoding Lrp/AsnC family transcriptional regulator, producing the protein MQIDAVDQRIIALLVADARASYADIGTRVSLSAPAVKRRVDRLRAAGVIRGFTAVVDPAAVGWTTEAFVELFCAGRTTPTQIGVAARRHPEVVGAYTVSGEADALVHLRAADIAHLEEALERLRAEPFVTSSRSTIVLSRLVESPGVGPSNP; encoded by the coding sequence TTGCAGATAGACGCGGTCGACCAGCGAATCATTGCGTTGCTCGTGGCGGACGCCCGCGCCTCCTACGCGGACATCGGCACCCGCGTGTCACTCTCCGCCCCCGCCGTGAAGCGCCGGGTCGACCGGCTGCGCGCCGCCGGGGTGATCCGCGGCTTCACCGCGGTCGTCGACCCCGCCGCCGTCGGCTGGACCACCGAAGCCTTCGTCGAGCTGTTCTGCGCCGGCCGGACCACCCCCACGCAGATCGGCGTCGCCGCCCGGCGGCACCCCGAGGTGGTCGGCGCCTACACCGTCTCCGGCGAGGCCGACGCGCTGGTGCACCTGCGCGCTGCCGACATCGCCCACCTCGAGGAGGCGTTGGAACGGCTGCGCGCCGAACCGTTCGTCACCTCGTCCCGCAGCACCATCGTGCTGTCCCGGTTGGTCGAGTCGCCCGGCGTCGGACCCTCCAACCCCTGA
- the ddaH gene encoding dimethylargininase — protein MVTVNQQRVPRKRTYLMCSPEHFAVEYAINPWMDVTTAVDADLAVKQWDRLRETLLGLGHDVHTLTPEAGLPDMVFAANGAFVVDGTVYGARFKHEQRVGEAAAHRAFYEEQGWHFIAPSETNEGEGDFAYLPEAHGGLILAGHGFRTELAAHAEAQEALGRPVVSLRLVDPRFYHLDVALASIDDGNVVYYPGAFSAASQRVLHQLFPDAVVADDEDALAFGLNLVSDGLNVVLNSEATRLAGTLKAAGYHPVPVELAELKKGGGSVKCCIAELRH, from the coding sequence TTGGTGACCGTGAACCAGCAGCGAGTCCCGCGAAAGCGGACATATCTCATGTGCTCCCCTGAGCACTTCGCGGTCGAGTACGCGATCAACCCGTGGATGGACGTGACCACGGCGGTCGACGCCGACCTGGCGGTCAAGCAGTGGGACCGGCTGCGCGAGACGCTGCTCGGGCTCGGCCACGACGTGCACACGCTCACCCCCGAGGCGGGCCTGCCGGACATGGTCTTCGCGGCCAACGGCGCCTTCGTGGTCGACGGCACGGTCTACGGCGCCCGGTTCAAGCACGAGCAGCGGGTCGGCGAGGCCGCCGCGCACCGGGCGTTCTACGAGGAGCAGGGCTGGCACTTCATCGCGCCGAGCGAGACGAACGAGGGTGAGGGCGACTTCGCGTACCTGCCGGAAGCGCACGGCGGGCTGATCCTCGCCGGCCACGGCTTCCGTACCGAGCTGGCCGCGCACGCCGAGGCGCAGGAGGCGCTCGGCCGACCGGTGGTCTCGCTGCGTCTGGTCGACCCGCGCTTCTACCACCTGGACGTGGCGCTCGCCTCGATCGACGACGGGAACGTCGTCTACTACCCGGGCGCCTTCTCGGCGGCCAGCCAGCGGGTGCTGCACCAGCTCTTCCCGGACGCGGTCGTCGCGGACGACGAGGACGCCCTGGCCTTCGGCCTGAACCTGGTCAGCGACGGGCTCAACGTGGTGCTGAACAGCGAGGCCACCCGGCTGGCCGGCACGCTGAAGGCGGCCGGCTACCATCCGGTGCCGGTGGAGTTGGCCGAGCTGAAGAAGGGCGGCGGCAGCGTGAAGTGCTGCATCGCCGAGCTGCGGCACTGA
- a CDS encoding ABC transporter substrate-binding protein, with amino-acid sequence MAQMNRRRALQLLAALGTTGLVAGCGSGDDTEEAASGSPIKIGLIVPGSGPNKAVGEEISNGFQLFLSTHGQQLGGHPVTVVQAEEGDSAATGKAAVDRLLKEGVLALTGVVSPAVMIGIRNVVEEARVPLIGSNASPKELQSVVYIWRTSYVLDEPGFALGEHLRQTLDPSSRIAIFGAQGTGSQDVVAGLRRGYEQGRRLTEDPIYTPNYANPGKSAYAGPIRKALAREPDAIFCHYSGSQAVQFIKQLYDEGYRGPIYAPGFLTEGTVLEQLDDGEKGRDRRLIEEHGIETALNYSADLNNTPNRVFASAYRKTFNTSPTTYAMASYDAAQVLDKAIRLVGGDPSPTQLNLALGKIGQIDSPRGSWQFNQPRTPQQKWYLRRVQLDGRMLANVVINELATLG; translated from the coding sequence GTGGCACAGATGAACCGCAGGCGGGCCCTGCAACTGCTGGCCGCGCTCGGCACCACCGGACTCGTGGCCGGTTGCGGCTCCGGGGACGACACCGAGGAGGCCGCGTCCGGCAGCCCGATCAAGATCGGGTTGATCGTGCCCGGCAGCGGGCCGAACAAGGCCGTCGGCGAAGAGATCAGCAACGGCTTCCAGCTCTTCCTCAGCACCCACGGTCAGCAGCTCGGCGGGCACCCGGTCACGGTGGTGCAGGCCGAGGAGGGCGACAGCGCCGCGACCGGCAAGGCCGCCGTCGACCGGCTGCTGAAGGAGGGCGTGCTCGCGCTCACCGGTGTGGTCAGCCCGGCCGTCATGATCGGCATCCGGAACGTCGTGGAGGAGGCCCGGGTACCTCTGATCGGTTCCAACGCCTCGCCCAAGGAACTCCAGAGCGTGGTCTACATCTGGCGCACCTCGTACGTGCTGGACGAGCCGGGATTCGCGCTCGGGGAGCACCTGCGCCAGACCCTCGACCCGTCCAGCCGGATCGCCATCTTCGGCGCCCAGGGGACGGGCAGCCAGGACGTCGTCGCCGGGCTGCGCCGCGGGTACGAGCAGGGCCGCCGGCTCACCGAGGACCCGATCTACACCCCCAACTACGCCAACCCCGGCAAGAGCGCCTACGCCGGCCCGATCCGCAAGGCGCTGGCCCGCGAGCCGGACGCGATCTTCTGCCACTACAGCGGCTCGCAGGCGGTGCAGTTCATCAAGCAGCTCTACGACGAGGGCTATCGGGGGCCGATCTACGCGCCCGGTTTCCTCACCGAGGGCACCGTCCTCGAACAGCTCGACGACGGCGAGAAGGGCCGGGACCGCCGGCTGATCGAGGAGCACGGTATCGAAACCGCGCTGAACTACTCGGCCGACCTGAACAACACCCCGAACCGGGTGTTCGCCTCGGCCTACCGCAAGACGTTCAACACCTCGCCGACCACCTACGCGATGGCCTCCTACGACGCGGCGCAGGTGCTGGACAAGGCGATCCGGCTGGTCGGCGGCGACCCGTCCCCGACCCAGCTCAACCTGGCGCTCGGCAAGATCGGCCAGATCGACAGCCCGCGCGGTTCCTGGCAGTTCAACCAGCCGCGTACCCCGCAGCAGAAGTGGTACCTGCGCAGGGTGCAGTTGGACGGCCGGATGCTCGCCAACGTGGTGATCAACGAGCTGGCCACGCTCGGCTGA
- a CDS encoding prolyl oligopeptidase family serine peptidase — MAGDPRDVLTRPAPPPDVTVAYGDHPDQCADLRRPAGEGPTRPLVVVVHGGFWRAEYDRAHTGPMAAALAALGHPVAQLEYRRTGPPGDGRPHPLTDVLTGVAALPGLAAAALPGRVAAVPPVLVGHSAGGHLALYAAAHAPDSVAGVLALAPVADLAEAYRLDLDGGAVAALLGGGPADVPDRYADADPSALVPIRVRTVVVHGTLDQQVPVATSRSWVAADRASGGDATLVELPECEHFGLIAPDSAAWPRVVEALRSLHDDLQGIDAASPTR, encoded by the coding sequence ATGGCCGGCGACCCCCGCGACGTGCTGACCCGACCGGCCCCGCCGCCGGACGTCACAGTCGCCTACGGCGACCATCCGGACCAGTGCGCCGACCTGCGCCGCCCGGCCGGCGAGGGACCCACCCGGCCGCTGGTCGTGGTGGTGCACGGCGGGTTCTGGCGGGCGGAGTACGACCGCGCCCACACCGGCCCGATGGCGGCCGCGCTGGCCGCGCTCGGTCATCCGGTGGCCCAGCTCGAATACCGCCGGACCGGTCCACCGGGCGACGGCCGGCCGCACCCGCTCACCGACGTGCTCACCGGGGTCGCCGCCCTGCCCGGGCTGGCCGCCGCCGCGCTGCCCGGCCGGGTGGCGGCGGTCCCGCCGGTCCTGGTGGGTCACTCGGCCGGCGGGCACCTCGCGCTGTACGCCGCCGCGCACGCCCCGGACTCCGTCGCCGGGGTGCTCGCGCTGGCGCCGGTCGCGGACCTCGCCGAGGCGTACCGGCTGGACCTGGACGGAGGGGCGGTGGCCGCGCTGCTCGGTGGTGGCCCGGCCGACGTGCCGGACCGGTACGCGGACGCGGATCCATCGGCATTGGTGCCGATCCGGGTACGCACGGTAGTCGTGCACGGGACCCTCGACCAGCAGGTTCCGGTGGCCACGAGCCGCTCCTGGGTGGCCGCCGACCGGGCCTCCGGTGGCGATGCCACGCTGGTTGAGCTGCCGGAATGCGAGCACTTCGGGCTGATCGCGCCGGATTCGGCCGCCTGGCCCCGGGTTGTCGAGGCGTTGCGGTCGCTTCACGATGATCTTCAGGGCATTGACGCAGCGTCGCCGACCAGGTAG
- a CDS encoding bacterial proteasome activator family protein, which translates to MGAMTEAHSGGHDGEQGNDGIPGTVVVVGPDGRPVGTVQAEEGKGEDPTRLVEQPAKVMRIGSMIKQLLEEVKAAPLDDASRHRMREIHERSIVELKEGLAPELREELERISLPFTEQQAPSEGELRIAHAQLVGWLEGLFHGIQAALVAQQMAARVQLEQMRSGRQALPSGPGAMVPGMPGMPGGHEGHAPGQYL; encoded by the coding sequence ATGGGTGCCATGACGGAAGCACACTCCGGCGGACACGACGGCGAACAGGGCAACGACGGCATCCCCGGCACCGTGGTGGTGGTCGGGCCGGACGGCCGACCGGTCGGCACCGTGCAGGCCGAGGAGGGCAAGGGCGAGGACCCGACCCGCCTGGTCGAGCAGCCGGCCAAGGTGATGCGGATCGGCAGCATGATCAAACAGCTGCTGGAGGAGGTGAAGGCCGCCCCGCTGGACGACGCCAGCCGGCACCGGATGCGCGAGATCCACGAGCGCTCGATCGTCGAGCTGAAGGAGGGCCTCGCCCCCGAGCTGCGCGAGGAGCTGGAGCGGATCTCGCTGCCGTTCACCGAGCAGCAGGCGCCCAGCGAGGGTGAGCTGCGCATCGCCCACGCCCAGCTGGTCGGCTGGCTGGAGGGGCTGTTCCACGGCATCCAGGCCGCGCTGGTCGCCCAGCAGATGGCCGCCCGCGTCCAGTTGGAGCAGATGCGCTCCGGCCGCCAGGCGCTGCCCAGCGGCCCCGGGGCGATGGTGCCGGGCATGCCGGGGATGCCCGGTGGCCACGAGGGCCACGCCCCCGGTCAGTACCTGTGA
- a CDS encoding HAD family hydrolase, producing the protein MGEPPRLVATDIDGTLLRDDRTISRRTAGVLARIAAGGTPVVLVTGRPIRWLQLVYDQLDEPLPAICANGAVVYDPIADEVLRADPLAPELLAEVARRLRAEVPGVSFAVEVGDSRQMRHEAHYPLRWDADAEAIRAVESPAELLAAPAVKLLVRAGEQDPDVFVRVVAGALEGLAEATHSSYSGLVEISAAGVTKAAGLAWFAARLGVDERDVLAFGDMPNDVPMLTWAGRAVAVANAHPAVREIADEVTGANTDDGVAAYLETVFGLD; encoded by the coding sequence ATGGGAGAGCCACCTCGACTCGTCGCGACCGACATCGACGGCACGCTGCTGCGCGACGACCGGACGATCAGCCGGCGCACCGCGGGGGTGCTGGCCCGGATCGCCGCCGGGGGCACGCCGGTCGTGCTGGTCACCGGCCGCCCGATCCGCTGGCTCCAACTGGTGTACGACCAGCTCGACGAGCCGTTGCCGGCGATCTGCGCCAACGGCGCGGTGGTGTACGACCCGATCGCCGACGAGGTGCTGCGCGCCGACCCGCTCGCCCCGGAGCTGCTGGCCGAGGTGGCCCGCCGGCTGCGGGCCGAGGTGCCCGGGGTGAGCTTCGCGGTGGAGGTCGGGGACAGCCGGCAGATGCGGCACGAGGCGCACTATCCGCTGCGCTGGGACGCCGACGCCGAGGCCATCCGGGCGGTCGAGTCGCCGGCGGAGCTGCTCGCCGCACCCGCGGTGAAACTGCTGGTCCGGGCCGGCGAGCAGGATCCGGACGTGTTCGTCCGGGTGGTGGCCGGCGCGCTGGAAGGGCTGGCCGAGGCGACCCACTCGTCGTACAGCGGGCTGGTCGAGATCTCCGCCGCCGGTGTCACCAAGGCGGCCGGCCTGGCCTGGTTCGCGGCCCGGCTGGGCGTCGACGAACGGGACGTGCTGGCCTTCGGCGACATGCCGAACGACGTGCCGATGCTGACCTGGGCCGGGCGGGCGGTGGCGGTGGCCAACGCCCACCCGGCGGTGCGGGAGATCGCGGACGAGGTCACCGGCGCGAACACCGACGACGGCGTCGCGGCGTACTTGGAGACGGTCTTCGGGCTGGACTGA